The following are encoded together in the Pseudodesulfovibrio indicus genome:
- a CDS encoding ABC transporter permease, whose protein sequence is MSLFSFRRFGAIVGKEFIQMRRDRLTFAMLIGIPLLQLILFGYAINSDPRHLPTAVLSGDNSPYSRSIVAAMQASTFFDITDYPKSRAEADRLISKGAVQFILTIPEEFGTDLVRGERPVLLLEADATDPMATGNAAGTFPEVIRRALAKDLKGPNVGLNQSEMPVTIRIHNKYNPEAQTQYNIVPGLMGVILTMTLVMITALAITRESERGTMEHLLSTPVRPLEVMLGKIIPYILVGYIQIGLIISSAWLLFGVPMHGSVPLVFALSLLFIGANLSVGVTISTAVRNQLQAVQMSIFFFMPSLLLSGFMFPFRGMPQWAQWVGSILPLTHYLRLIRGILLKGNGIQESMGHVWPILLFWLIIVAIGLKRYRRTLD, encoded by the coding sequence ATGAGCCTGTTCTCCTTTAGGCGGTTCGGGGCCATCGTGGGCAAGGAATTCATCCAGATGCGGCGGGACAGGCTGACTTTCGCCATGCTCATCGGCATTCCCCTGCTCCAGCTCATCCTCTTCGGCTACGCCATCAACTCCGACCCGCGCCACCTGCCCACGGCGGTCCTGAGCGGCGACAATTCGCCCTATTCACGGTCCATCGTGGCCGCCATGCAGGCCAGCACCTTCTTCGACATCACCGACTACCCCAAATCCAGAGCCGAGGCCGACAGGCTGATCAGCAAAGGGGCCGTGCAGTTCATCCTGACCATTCCGGAGGAATTCGGCACGGACCTGGTCCGGGGCGAACGCCCGGTTCTGCTCCTCGAAGCCGACGCCACGGACCCCATGGCCACCGGCAACGCCGCCGGGACCTTCCCCGAGGTGATACGCCGGGCGCTGGCCAAGGACCTCAAGGGCCCGAACGTCGGGCTGAACCAGTCGGAAATGCCCGTAACCATCCGAATCCACAACAAGTACAACCCGGAAGCCCAGACCCAGTACAACATCGTGCCCGGCCTGATGGGGGTCATCCTGACCATGACCCTGGTCATGATCACCGCCCTGGCCATCACCCGGGAGTCAGAGCGCGGGACCATGGAGCATCTGCTGTCCACCCCGGTGCGTCCGCTGGAAGTGATGCTGGGCAAGATCATCCCCTACATATTGGTCGGTTACATCCAGATCGGGCTGATCATTTCCTCCGCCTGGCTGCTTTTCGGCGTCCCCATGCACGGCAGCGTCCCCCTGGTATTCGCCCTCTCCCTGCTGTTCATCGGCGCGAACCTGTCCGTGGGCGTGACCATCTCAACGGCGGTCCGCAACCAGCTCCAGGCCGTGCAGATGTCCATTTTCTTCTTCATGCCCTCCCTGCTTCTGTCCGGGTTCATGTTCCCGTTCCGGGGCATGCCCCAATGGGCGCAGTGGGTCGGCTCCATCCTGCCCCTGACCCACTACCTGCGCCTCATCCGGGGCATCCTGCTCAAGGGCAACGGCATCCAGGAATCCATGGGCCACGTCTGGCCCATCCTCCTGTTCTGGCTGATCATCGTGGCCATAGGACTGAAGCGCTACCGCCGCACCCTGGACTGA
- a CDS encoding undecaprenyl-diphosphate phosphatase has product MAPWYVAIILGIVEGLTEFLPVSSTGHLIITGYLLDFTGPKAETFEIVIQLGAILAVVALYWDRFIGLLATDPERKFSGVYGLWLLFLTSLPASVVGLLAHGYIKEHLFSPGTVAVALAVGAVLIFVVEGMNKRIEMESLDEITPKLALGIGLFQCLALWPGFSRSASTIMGGMLLGAGRTVAAEYSFIAAVPIMFAATGYDFLKNYELFEHGDMLFLLLGFLVSFIAAWIAVKGFIILLGRLTLRPFAVYRLGLAVLILLFL; this is encoded by the coding sequence ATGGCCCCCTGGTATGTAGCGATCATTCTCGGCATCGTCGAAGGTCTGACCGAATTCCTGCCGGTGTCCAGCACCGGCCATCTGATCATCACCGGCTACCTGCTCGACTTCACCGGCCCCAAGGCGGAAACCTTCGAGATCGTCATCCAGCTCGGGGCGATCCTGGCCGTGGTGGCCCTCTATTGGGACCGGTTCATCGGCCTGCTCGCCACGGACCCGGAACGGAAATTTTCCGGCGTCTACGGGCTGTGGCTGCTCTTCCTGACCTCCCTGCCCGCCTCGGTGGTCGGCCTGCTGGCCCACGGCTACATCAAGGAGCACCTCTTTTCGCCCGGCACGGTGGCCGTGGCCCTGGCCGTTGGCGCGGTGCTCATCTTCGTGGTCGAGGGCATGAACAAGCGCATCGAAATGGAATCCCTGGACGAGATCACCCCGAAACTGGCGCTGGGCATCGGCCTGTTCCAATGCCTGGCCCTGTGGCCCGGATTCTCGCGCTCGGCCTCGACCATCATGGGCGGCATGCTCCTGGGCGCGGGCCGCACCGTGGCCGCCGAGTACTCCTTCATCGCCGCCGTGCCCATCATGTTCGCCGCCACAGGCTATGATTTCCTCAAGAACTACGAGCTGTTCGAACACGGCGACATGCTCTTCCTGCTGCTCGGCTTCCTGGTCTCCTTCATCGCCGCCTGGATAGCGGTCAAAGGGTTCATCATCCTCCTTGGCCGCCTCACCCTGCGTCCCTTCGCCGTATACCGCCTCGGCCTTGCTGTACTGATTCTCCTGTTTTTGTAA
- a CDS encoding LptF/LptG family permease produces the protein MRLIGVLSRYLIRQNLYLMAICLAVGTCIYLLSDIFDRLDDFIRAGLGAETILFYFIVKIPLIVSQLMPAVFLLAMVIQLGVLSRSREMLALRAGGVSFAWFIRFFVIYALVWSGGQLVFSQFLGVFGEYEANRIWKEDVRKKQLDELTIKDLWFRDGPFIVMAKEAHPGKSRASDITVYEFTTDNQELIRILTAKKALIDDHGWGLLDVHELDTRTFIAVDRLSQFLSVRQNLKAYAAVELKGDTAQLPLFELSKAIKRLEESGSNVEILRTVWHGKFSYACSMMVMALLALALVTWSENVYANIGLSLILIFVQYGVHVVGATAGEKGVLPPIIAAWLGNAIMGGAASLRLAWVSLPGFQATVLGWVEGLIPRRA, from the coding sequence ATGAGGCTGATCGGCGTCCTCAGCCGGTACCTGATCCGGCAGAATCTCTATCTCATGGCCATCTGCCTGGCCGTGGGCACCTGCATCTACCTGCTGTCGGACATCTTCGACCGGCTGGACGATTTCATCCGGGCCGGGCTGGGCGCGGAGACCATCCTTTTCTATTTCATAGTCAAGATACCGCTCATCGTATCGCAGCTCATGCCTGCCGTCTTTCTCCTGGCCATGGTCATCCAGCTCGGGGTGCTGTCGCGCTCGCGGGAGATGCTCGCCCTGCGCGCCGGGGGCGTGTCCTTTGCCTGGTTCATCCGCTTTTTCGTGATCTATGCCTTGGTCTGGAGCGGGGGGCAGCTCGTCTTTTCCCAGTTCCTGGGCGTGTTCGGCGAATACGAGGCCAACCGCATCTGGAAGGAAGACGTCCGCAAGAAGCAGCTGGACGAACTGACCATCAAGGACCTTTGGTTCCGCGACGGGCCGTTCATCGTCATGGCCAAGGAGGCCCATCCGGGCAAGAGCCGGGCCAGCGACATCACGGTCTACGAGTTCACCACGGACAACCAGGAGCTGATCCGCATCCTGACCGCCAAGAAGGCGCTCATCGACGACCATGGCTGGGGACTGCTGGACGTGCACGAGCTGGACACCCGGACGTTCATAGCAGTGGACCGGCTCTCCCAGTTCCTGTCCGTGCGCCAGAACCTCAAGGCGTACGCCGCCGTGGAGTTGAAGGGCGACACGGCCCAGCTCCCGCTGTTCGAATTATCCAAGGCGATAAAGCGGTTGGAGGAGTCCGGGTCCAACGTGGAGATCCTGCGCACCGTGTGGCACGGCAAGTTTTCCTATGCCTGCTCCATGATGGTCATGGCCCTGCTGGCCCTGGCGCTGGTGACCTGGTCCGAGAACGTCTACGCCAACATCGGGCTGTCGCTGATCCTCATCTTCGTCCAATACGGGGTGCACGTGGTCGGGGCCACGGCCGGAGAGAAGGGCGTGCTGCCGCCCATCATCGCGGCCTGGCTGGGCAACGCGATCATGGGGGGGGCGGCGAGCCTCAGGCTGGCCTGGGTCTCCCTGCCGGGATTCCAGGCCACGGTCCTCGGTTGGGTGGAAGGGCTTATTCCCCGCCGGGCGTGA
- a CDS encoding ABC transporter ATP-binding protein produces MASDIIIDVKGLTKSFGPKTVVDGLDMQIRRGEIYGFLGPNGSGKTTSIRMLCGLLKPNAGSGTCLGFDVITESAKIKPHVGYMTQKFSLYEDLTVHENIEFTARIFGLDNPRQKTRECIERMGLGPFEKQLAGSLSGGWKQRLSLGVSTLHSPQLLLLDEPTAGVDPGARRDFWDQVHSLAAQGITALISTHYMDEAERCHRLAYIAYGNLLAQGTVEEMIEDAALTTRAVSIKGDGDGLHALAEALKPLPGVDQVVAFGNTLHVSGRDAGALDAALKPYDKPPYVWHSIETSLEEVFIDLMQQSKGGLK; encoded by the coding sequence ATGGCTTCCGACATCATCATCGACGTCAAGGGACTGACCAAGTCCTTCGGCCCGAAGACCGTGGTCGACGGGCTGGACATGCAGATCCGGCGCGGGGAGATCTACGGCTTCCTCGGCCCCAACGGCTCGGGCAAGACCACCTCCATCCGCATGCTCTGCGGGCTGCTCAAGCCCAATGCGGGGTCCGGCACCTGCCTCGGCTTCGACGTCATCACCGAATCGGCGAAGATCAAGCCACACGTCGGGTACATGACCCAGAAATTCAGTCTCTACGAAGACTTGACCGTGCATGAGAACATCGAATTCACCGCGCGCATCTTCGGCCTGGACAATCCGCGCCAAAAGACCCGCGAATGCATCGAGCGCATGGGGCTCGGCCCATTCGAAAAACAGCTCGCCGGGAGCTTGTCCGGCGGCTGGAAGCAGCGGCTTTCCCTGGGCGTGTCCACCCTGCACTCGCCCCAGCTCCTGCTCCTGGACGAACCCACGGCGGGCGTGGACCCCGGCGCGCGGCGGGACTTCTGGGACCAGGTCCATTCCCTGGCCGCCCAGGGCATCACCGCGCTGATCAGCACCCACTACATGGACGAGGCCGAGCGCTGCCACCGGCTGGCGTACATCGCCTACGGCAACCTCCTGGCCCAGGGGACCGTGGAGGAGATGATCGAAGACGCCGCCCTGACCACCCGGGCCGTGAGCATCAAAGGCGACGGCGACGGGCTGCACGCCCTGGCCGAGGCGCTCAAGCCCCTGCCCGGCGTGGATCAGGTGGTGGCCTTCGGCAACACCCTGCACGTCAGCGGCCGCGACGCCGGAGCGCTCGATGCAGCCCTCAAGCCCTACGACAAGCCCCCCTACGTCTGGCATTCCATTGAGACCAGCCTGGAAGAGGTCTTCATCGACCTCATGCAGCAGAGCAAGGGAGGACTGAAATGA
- a CDS encoding HlyD family secretion protein has product MIMLSKTRALPILIALCFLAACSEEPANVFQGYVEGEYVQVSAAIGGTLENLHVIRGQEVRSGDLLFSLDRAFEKAAVEEAEHGLKRAQDNLANLEKGQRPSEIASIQARLQKAKAAVALAKIEYERRVKLVAEATISQEELDRAKSDYDQKRQLVSEIESELRTARLGARSDLILVAESEIRQAQAQLDQAKWSYAQKERSAPADAFVFDTLFRVGEWVAAGQPVVSLLPPENVEVRFYVPQTVVGKLQAGQRVIVTYDGGSGPVEAVISYVSPSAEYTPPVIYSSQSRAKLVFMLKANPAPEEAARLHPGQPVDVTVPDLQP; this is encoded by the coding sequence ATGATTATGCTCTCCAAGACCCGCGCTCTGCCCATCCTGATCGCCCTCTGCTTCCTCGCCGCCTGCTCCGAGGAACCGGCCAACGTGTTCCAGGGATACGTGGAAGGCGAATACGTCCAGGTTTCCGCCGCCATCGGCGGGACCCTGGAGAATTTGCACGTCATCCGCGGACAGGAGGTCCGATCGGGCGACCTGCTCTTCTCCCTGGACCGGGCCTTTGAAAAGGCCGCAGTGGAGGAGGCCGAACACGGCCTGAAGCGTGCCCAGGACAACCTGGCCAACCTCGAAAAGGGTCAGCGCCCGTCGGAGATCGCTTCCATCCAAGCCCGGCTGCAAAAAGCCAAGGCCGCGGTCGCCCTGGCCAAGATCGAATACGAACGCAGGGTCAAGCTGGTGGCCGAGGCGACCATCTCCCAAGAGGAGCTGGATCGGGCCAAGAGCGACTACGACCAGAAGCGCCAGTTGGTCAGCGAGATCGAATCCGAGCTGCGCACGGCCCGGCTCGGTGCGCGCAGCGACCTCATCCTGGTGGCGGAATCGGAAATCCGCCAGGCCCAGGCGCAACTCGACCAGGCCAAATGGAGCTATGCGCAGAAGGAACGCTCGGCACCGGCGGACGCCTTTGTCTTCGACACCCTCTTCCGCGTGGGCGAATGGGTTGCGGCGGGCCAGCCGGTCGTCTCCCTGCTGCCGCCGGAGAACGTGGAGGTCCGTTTCTACGTGCCGCAGACCGTGGTGGGCAAGCTCCAGGCGGGCCAACGCGTGATCGTCACCTACGACGGCGGGTCCGGGCCGGTGGAGGCCGTCATCTCCTACGTCTCCCCCTCGGCGGAATACACCCCGCCGGTCATCTATTCCAGCCAGAGCCGGGCCAAGCTCGTGTTCATGCTCAAGGCCAACCCCGCGCCTGAAGAGGCGGCCCGGCTTCACCCCGGCCAGCCCGTGGACGTGACCGTCCCCGACCTGCAACCCTAG
- a CDS encoding DUF4410 domain-containing protein produces MKKALLCLTLVVVLAGCGTRQHNMIFDNGGTSLPASSKYSVGSARNASGFVFSDDDEGLDIAESMKTALVDELNREGLYQEENPDYSIDVTVKKYEPGNAFGRWLMPGAGSTVLEVSSQVRACESPVGHIETKNTVEAGGVYTVGAWKDIFKDAAEEIVKELKESMGLIKE; encoded by the coding sequence ATGAAGAAAGCGCTGCTCTGTCTGACCCTGGTTGTCGTATTGGCGGGTTGCGGAACCCGGCAACACAACATGATCTTTGATAACGGCGGTACTTCGTTGCCCGCCTCGTCCAAATACTCGGTCGGTTCGGCTCGGAACGCTTCCGGTTTCGTTTTCTCGGATGACGATGAGGGGTTGGATATTGCGGAGAGCATGAAAACTGCCCTTGTCGATGAATTGAACCGGGAAGGGCTGTATCAGGAAGAGAATCCGGACTATTCCATCGACGTGACTGTCAAAAAGTATGAACCGGGCAACGCGTTCGGCCGGTGGCTGATGCCCGGAGCCGGCTCGACCGTTTTGGAGGTTTCAAGCCAGGTCCGTGCGTGCGAATCGCCTGTGGGGCACATTGAGACCAAGAATACGGTTGAGGCGGGCGGAGTCTATACCGTCGGCGCCTGGAAGGATATCTTCAAGGATGCCGCCGAGGAAATCGTCAAGGAATTGAAGGAGTCCATGGGACTGATCAAGGAATAG
- a CDS encoding desulfoferrodoxin family protein, which produces MNNRRVFLKSALAMAAGLSLVGVRKASAESGPFPSNIVYTADDQGQWKGKAQTHLPQVTVDGGKVTLQTKHPHSEKHFIVRHTVVTADGKVVGATVFAPADTPVSTYEIAEKGEYYATSFCNLHDLWVTKFTV; this is translated from the coding sequence ATGAACAACAGACGCGTTTTCCTCAAATCGGCCCTGGCCATGGCGGCCGGGCTTTCCCTCGTCGGCGTGCGCAAGGCTTCCGCCGAGTCCGGCCCCTTTCCCTCGAACATCGTCTATACGGCGGATGACCAGGGACAGTGGAAGGGCAAGGCGCAGACGCACCTGCCCCAGGTCACGGTGGACGGCGGCAAGGTGACGCTGCAGACCAAGCATCCGCACAGCGAGAAACACTTCATCGTCCGTCATACCGTGGTCACCGCGGACGGCAAGGTGGTGGGCGCCACGGTCTTCGCCCCGGCCGACACCCCGGTCTCCACCTACGAGATCGCGGAAAAGGGCGAATACTACGCTACCAGCTTCTGCAACCTGCACGACCTGTGGGTCACGAAGTTCACCGTGTAA
- a CDS encoding flagellar motor protein MotB → MAEQEALEQKGGGPKSDPPKPEEGIPPWMATFADMVTLLLCFFVLLLSFTNQDVTNFKMLMGSIQEALGVQYEDRAALSTPYADTSFKERESVRENREIVELGALLKKAIRAKDLTSMARVSTDKSGVMLRLSSQAMFKKGSVELSAEARKGLDMVIEAMGKTDFNLIIRGHTDGDRPESNLYGSNWDLSAARAARCLRYILDHSDIPATRMKAVGYGSAKPILPSTSEENSSANRRVEFFYLPAGRSKW, encoded by the coding sequence ATGGCCGAACAGGAAGCGTTGGAACAGAAAGGTGGCGGGCCCAAGTCGGACCCGCCCAAGCCGGAGGAAGGCATTCCGCCGTGGATGGCGACGTTCGCCGACATGGTGACGCTGCTCCTGTGCTTTTTCGTCCTGCTCCTGTCCTTCACCAACCAGGACGTGACCAACTTCAAGATGCTCATGGGCTCCATCCAGGAGGCCCTCGGCGTCCAGTACGAAGACAGGGCTGCCCTGTCCACGCCCTATGCGGACACGAGCTTCAAGGAGCGCGAGAGCGTCCGCGAGAACCGCGAGATCGTCGAGCTGGGGGCGTTGCTCAAGAAGGCCATCCGGGCCAAGGACCTGACCAGCATGGCCCGCGTCAGCACGGACAAGTCCGGCGTCATGCTTCGGCTGAGCAGCCAGGCCATGTTCAAGAAGGGGTCGGTGGAACTCAGCGCCGAGGCCAGGAAGGGTTTGGACATGGTCATCGAAGCCATGGGCAAGACCGACTTCAACCTCATAATTCGCGGACATACCGACGGCGATAGGCCAGAATCCAATCTCTACGGCTCCAACTGGGATCTGTCCGCCGCCCGCGCCGCCCGCTGCCTTCGCTATATCCTCGACCATTCTGACATACCGGCCACGCGCATGAAGGCCGTTGGCTACGGCAGCGCCAAGCCCATCCTGCCCAGCACCTCCGAGGAAAACAGCAGCGCCAACCGCCGCGTCGAATTTTTCTACCTCCCGGCAGGCCGCTCCAAGTGGTAG
- a CDS encoding OmpA/MotB family protein has translation MAGKAEEVIRRKPPEDPPGDEGLPPWMATFADMVTLLLCFFVLLLSFAEQSEEKYRDALGSLKGAFGVKETRAVSDEMAQYNTSSKATKEMAAKISHDERLLLSVVMRIKSLLEKVDTKLMEGAGVSADRDGVVFSASSAALFKPETAELRPEASEILDAVIKVLKDYKLNIVVRGHTDDRPISTSRYPSNWELSASRAAVALDYIINKGKIEINRAKAVGYADTRPLVPNDTEEDRRKNQRVEFYLHMPQRDAW, from the coding sequence ATGGCCGGAAAAGCCGAAGAAGTCATACGCAGAAAACCGCCGGAGGACCCGCCGGGCGACGAGGGGCTGCCGCCGTGGATGGCCACCTTCGCCGACATGGTCACGCTGCTTCTGTGCTTTTTCGTGCTGCTCCTGTCCTTTGCCGAACAGAGCGAGGAGAAGTACCGTGACGCCCTGGGGTCGCTGAAGGGGGCCTTCGGCGTGAAGGAGACCAGGGCCGTGTCCGACGAGATGGCCCAATACAACACCAGCTCCAAGGCGACCAAGGAGATGGCGGCCAAGATTTCCCATGACGAGCGGCTGCTTCTGAGCGTGGTCATGCGCATCAAGTCGCTGCTTGAAAAGGTGGACACCAAGCTCATGGAAGGGGCGGGGGTGAGCGCCGACCGCGACGGGGTCGTGTTCAGCGCCAGTTCCGCGGCCCTGTTCAAGCCGGAGACCGCCGAGCTCAGGCCCGAGGCCTCGGAGATTCTCGATGCGGTCATCAAGGTTCTGAAGGACTACAAGCTGAACATCGTGGTCCGGGGGCATACCGACGACCGGCCCATCTCCACCAGCCGTTATCCCTCCAATTGGGAGTTGTCCGCCTCCCGCGCGGCGGTGGCCCTGGACTACATCATCAACAAGGGCAAGATCGAGATCAACCGGGCCAAGGCCGTGGGGTATGCGGACACCAGGCCTCTGGTGCCCAACGATACGGAAGAGGACCGGAGAAAGAACCAGCGGGTCGAGTTTTACCTGCACATGCCCCAGAGGGACGCCTGGTAA
- the yihA gene encoding ribosome biogenesis GTP-binding protein YihA/YsxC produces the protein MNRTIELVKTIYEIKQLEDIDAPQIALAGRSNVGKSSLVNRLAGRKALAKISSKPGKTRSLNYYRVDPDGYYLVDLPGYGYAKCSKQERAKWGKLIEAYMKDNPRLRAVAVLLDSRLPPQKIDMELTSYVRSLGIPVIPVLTKADKPKQRELAQLQTQWRDILQQDRLPLSFSSKTGKGEEKLWAAFTEAAGA, from the coding sequence ATGAACCGAACCATTGAGTTAGTCAAAACAATATACGAAATCAAGCAGCTCGAAGACATCGACGCTCCCCAGATCGCCCTTGCCGGGCGCTCCAACGTGGGCAAGTCTTCGCTGGTCAACCGGCTGGCCGGGCGCAAGGCGCTGGCCAAGATCAGCTCCAAGCCGGGCAAGACGCGCAGCCTCAACTACTACCGGGTGGACCCCGACGGGTACTACCTCGTGGACCTGCCGGGCTACGGCTACGCCAAGTGCTCCAAGCAGGAGCGGGCCAAGTGGGGCAAGCTGATCGAAGCCTACATGAAGGACAACCCGCGCCTCAGGGCCGTGGCCGTGCTGCTCGATTCCCGCCTGCCCCCGCAGAAGATCGACATGGAGCTGACTTCCTACGTCCGAAGCCTCGGCATCCCGGTCATCCCGGTGCTGACCAAGGCGGACAAGCCCAAGCAGCGGGAGCTGGCGCAGCTCCAGACCCAGTGGCGGGACATCCTCCAGCAGGACCGCCTGCCCCTGTCCTTCTCCAGCAAGACCGGCAAGGGCGAGGAAAAGCTCTGGGCCGCGTTCACCGAAGCCGCCGGCGCGTGA
- the efp gene encoding elongation factor P, giving the protein MISTKDFRTGLKIEIDGKPFEIIEFQHFKPGKGGAMVRTKLRQMMTGQVLDKTFRSGEKVDKPDMAVTEMQYIFREGDFFVFMDLETYEQMHVPGDNVGEKGGFIKEGDTVKVLLYNGELIGVDLPAGVTLKVAQTDPGIQGDRVSNATKPATMETGLKVNVPLFINEGDTIKVDTRSGEYLGRE; this is encoded by the coding sequence ATGATATCGACCAAGGATTTCAGGACTGGCCTGAAAATCGAGATCGACGGCAAGCCGTTTGAAATCATCGAGTTTCAGCACTTCAAGCCGGGCAAGGGCGGCGCCATGGTGCGTACCAAGCTGCGCCAGATGATGACCGGCCAGGTGCTCGACAAGACCTTCCGCTCCGGCGAGAAGGTGGACAAACCCGACATGGCCGTTACCGAAATGCAGTACATTTTCCGTGAAGGCGACTTCTTCGTGTTCATGGACCTCGAGACCTACGAGCAGATGCACGTCCCCGGCGACAACGTCGGCGAGAAGGGCGGCTTCATCAAGGAAGGCGACACCGTCAAGGTCCTGCTCTACAACGGCGAGCTGATCGGCGTGGACCTGCCCGCAGGCGTTACCCTCAAGGTGGCCCAGACCGACCCCGGCATCCAGGGCGACCGCGTGAGCAACGCCACCAAGCCCGCCACCATGGAGACCGGGCTGAAGGTCAACGTTCCGCTGTTCATCAACGAAGGCGACACCATCAAGGTGGACACCCGGAGCGGAGAGTATCTTGGACGCGAATAA
- the lptF gene encoding LPS export ABC transporter permease LptF, translated as MKLLQRQIFLELLKLFGLTVSCLLGLILVGRMLQLRSLFLSQNIGILNILQLFFFLTPFFLLLITPIATMLSVFLTFLRMSTDNELVALKASGVSLYRMLPAPALFCALCTLFAFFISFWGLAWGMDMFKTKLYYFAKTHSKFALQPGVFNKEFPHITFYAHQVDNEKGQLKFAFVRDDSIKNTSVVVVAPEAEIESTPEQALIHIVFKNGKIFRESGDELNVLKFGRYSIKLDLGKLLVGFNFSEEKAKDMPFFRLNAIRGDHDLMPGQDDRFYRKVDTEFYKRLTLPLGCFVLGMFAIPIASIFRGLRQQYGLLMAMGLFMVYYTMFSIGVSMGESGTIPPQYGMWAPNLLFVLVASVGMRYANLERTPSVIHRLRHLRLSRGKRGEA; from the coding sequence GTGAAGCTTCTCCAGCGCCAGATATTCCTTGAACTGCTCAAGCTGTTCGGGCTTACCGTCTCCTGCCTTCTCGGGCTGATCCTGGTGGGGCGGATGCTCCAGTTGCGCTCGCTGTTCCTCTCCCAGAACATCGGCATCCTCAACATCCTGCAACTGTTCTTTTTCCTCACGCCGTTCTTCCTGCTGCTCATCACCCCCATCGCGACCATGCTCAGCGTGTTCCTGACCTTCCTGCGCATGAGCACGGACAACGAGCTGGTGGCGCTCAAGGCCAGCGGGGTCAGCCTGTACCGCATGCTGCCCGCGCCGGCGCTCTTTTGCGCGCTCTGCACGCTGTTCGCCTTTTTCATATCGTTCTGGGGGCTTGCGTGGGGCATGGACATGTTCAAGACCAAGCTCTACTACTTTGCCAAGACCCACTCCAAGTTCGCGCTCCAGCCGGGCGTGTTCAACAAGGAGTTCCCGCACATCACCTTCTATGCCCACCAGGTGGACAACGAGAAGGGCCAGTTGAAGTTCGCCTTCGTGCGCGACGACTCCATCAAGAACACCTCGGTGGTCGTGGTGGCCCCGGAGGCGGAAATCGAGTCCACCCCGGAGCAGGCCCTGATCCACATCGTGTTCAAGAACGGGAAGATCTTCCGCGAGAGCGGGGACGAGTTGAACGTCCTCAAGTTCGGCCGCTATTCCATCAAGCTCGACCTGGGCAAGCTGCTGGTCGGCTTCAATTTTTCCGAGGAAAAGGCCAAGGACATGCCGTTTTTCCGGCTGAACGCCATCCGGGGGGACCACGACCTCATGCCGGGCCAGGACGACCGGTTCTACCGCAAGGTGGACACCGAGTTCTACAAGCGGCTGACCCTGCCGCTGGGCTGCTTCGTGCTCGGCATGTTCGCCATTCCCATCGCGTCCATCTTCCGGGGGCTCAGGCAGCAGTACGGCCTGCTCATGGCCATGGGCCTCTTCATGGTCTATTACACCATGTTCTCCATCGGCGTGAGCATGGGCGAATCCGGAACGATTCCGCCCCAATACGGCATGTGGGCACCGAACCTCCTGTTCGTGCTCGTGGCCTCGGTCGGCATGCGCTACGCCAACCTGGAGCGGACCCCCTCGGTGATCCACCGGCTCCGGCATCTGCGGCTCTCGCGCGGGAAGCGGGGTGAGGCATGA
- a CDS encoding type II 3-dehydroquinate dehydratase, with product MAKYHILILNGPNLGHIGKRQPEIYGSQTMEDMPALLETLMGEKAAEVTLSHFQSNSEGGLIDRLEWAREEGVDGVVFNAGAYTHTSLALADCLAWIDIPCVEVHISNIWARTDQPLRQKSIMGERCIGVIAGFGILSYALGVQALVERLRG from the coding sequence ATGGCCAAATACCATATACTCATATTAAATGGTCCCAATCTCGGGCACATCGGCAAACGCCAGCCGGAGATCTATGGTTCGCAAACCATGGAGGATATGCCCGCGCTGCTGGAAACCCTCATGGGCGAAAAGGCCGCCGAGGTGACCCTGAGCCATTTTCAGTCCAACTCCGAGGGCGGACTCATCGACCGCCTGGAATGGGCGCGCGAGGAGGGCGTGGACGGCGTGGTCTTCAATGCGGGGGCCTACACCCACACCAGCCTGGCCCTGGCCGACTGCCTGGCCTGGATCGACATCCCCTGCGTGGAGGTGCATATCAGCAACATTTGGGCGCGCACCGACCAGCCCCTGCGCCAGAAATCCATTATGGGCGAGAGGTGCATCGGCGTGATTGCCGGTTTCGGAATTCTGAGTTATGCCCTCGGTGTCCAAGCGCTCGTGGAGCGGTTGCGGGGCTGA